A region of Paramormyrops kingsleyae isolate MSU_618 chromosome 17, PKINGS_0.4, whole genome shotgun sequence DNA encodes the following proteins:
- the LOC111833775 gene encoding pleckstrin homology-like domain family B member 1 isoform X8: MRGAARAAAESIMDGCCHGVTEGHAFRSLLRSSLGLVGSPSRQELHVAEGVTDTLAGMEGVMQSWQAHQCFQSTPLDLIEMEKGLKVQAELPHLVSLGSGRLSTAVTLIPLPEGRTSLGSGAGMDISIQAPGMEAQHCYIENRAGIITLHPCGTQCAIDGLVTYTPVRLSQGCMVCLGQSSFFRFNHPEEADRMKSMIPDRDQGVRAQAEDIVTGSSLFLPGASCEGAPHRSDCLHRDLQEIMDSLSPPAGPAALSLSSAARYSRSPPRSPPVSYSNNSSSAPSPLPLSSPSSVDGSSYSPPCLPLVPARSSSYHYTSQGPPSTPPHNQSYFLSFLGDGGPRDPPKLIGTGALTPPHGFQERPPSPSRSPCSPRGPHPSLESTVPTAQGQPSGGGVWGLRPPSPSLTRQLPQSPGQHRRPAGCRARSPSATPPGFFCGPSPLVGPYGQQEPRLPLLGGWESIGSIAEVSDSESDLLAYHQRQRDERLQEQEAERLERQRLETILNLCAEYNKGDLGVAEAVKAGFPFVGLGGACGRGPCVDVGDGVEQTQPESDEENLREESSSTESTHQEVKPPCEDPLESGSPELGDLEEERLRVLAQVDKLKNRVTELEKQLQESQEEADLEQALLQRERQGELERAEAEAQAIAQLQRRLSELDGAIQGEKEKVPCRLHSMDARAQKRYDPGESWGVDVLFCQGRASVGSDRRALDSLRGGLEELQSQLHGCPESLREQLQERLKRESELLDLETKRFEDLEFQQLEKESSLEDERETLSQKLLQEQAGYQSSLAHRKEKVAALESRASSLGLEVAQECERLSRERDHTLQLLDKEKERLSSLEKRCLSLNGGTNFSKCSPTKNEEVLHISESDLSDEFHSQNSLCQPADAVIDPSSSSSSSLSRPREDHARMPDVCRTYGGDGHDCHSACPPQPCFPLPPTEEYITVGQLKQIFGMPKVDAPTSPLAPSFQHSASCRTASPGFSPSLPYECDWVRSEMPSPDLEWWFQVLMAAGEAVPPCPPPLPPCPPPLPAKSLFSARSLQVYQGQTGSSVQYNAATLGRNRTTKSPLVASSNTGSLPRNLAVTLQGIEAKRQLALQQKGQQVIEEQRRRLAELRERAALEAQCQWEALRGSQSRLDAPPLLPGPAGIHHSILHHRRPSMGERPYDTVSLESSDSLDTSISTGDSSFPPDTFSSASVMDTLRMEEMERLLREAQLEKARLIESQVRESQARSELLEEERRKREEAERRLEEEMMLRQQLVEKEVKMRARNLSQARPMTRYLPNRKEEFDLRLHIESAGHNLTGCYDLMLTEKMCKGYLVKMGGKIKSWKKRWFVFDRMRRTFSYYVDKHESKLKGVIYFQAIEEVYYDHLRSATKKGLFNLNFANVCITAQSPNPALTFCVKTHDRLYYMVAPSSEAMRIWMDVIVTGAEGYTQFMT, encoded by the exons ATGAGGGGAGCAGCGAGAGCAGCGGCAGAAAGCATTATGGATGGATGCTGCCATGGTGTCACTGAGGGCCATGCTTTCAGGTCCTTACTCAGATCCTCACTTGGGCTCGTAGGGTCTCCGTCTAGGCAG GAGCTCCATGTGGCTGAGGGTGTGACTGACACTTTGGCAGGCATGGAGGGTGTGATGCAGAGCTGGCAGGCACACCAGTGCTTCCAG AGCACCCCTCTGGACCTGATTGAGATGGAGAAGGGACTGAAGGTCCAGGCGGAGCTCCCCCACCTGGTCAGTCTTGGAAGTGGCCGCCTCAGCACTGCCGTCACTCTAATACCTCTGCCTGAAG GCCGTACCTCGCTGGGCAGTGGAGCCGGCATGGACATCAGCATCCAGGCTCCTGGCATGGAGGCGCAGCATTGCTACATTGAGAACCGGGCAGGGATCATCACGCTGCATCCCTGCGGTACCCAGTGTGCCATTGACGGGCTGGTCACCTACACGCCTGTGCGCCTCTCGCAAG GCTGTATGGTGTGCCTTGGCCAATCATCCTTCTTTCGCTTCAACCACCCTGAAGAGGCTGACAGGATGAAGAGCATGATTCCAGATCGGGACCAAGGGGTCAGAGCCCAGGCAG AGGATATTGTGACTGGGAGCAGTCTGTTCCTGCCAGGAGCCTCCTGTGAGGGAGCTCCCCATCGCAGCGACTGTTTGCATAGGGACCTGCAGGAGATCATGGACTCCctatcgccccctgcaggccctGCCGCGCTCTCTCTGAGCAGTGCGGCTCGGTATTCAAGGTCCCCCCCCAGGAGCCCGCCAGTGAGCTACAGCAATAATAGCAGTTCAGCTCCTTCGCCCCTACCTCTCTCCTCCCCGTCGTCAGTGGATGGCTCCAGCTACAGCCCCCCCTGCTTGCCCCTGGTGCCGGCCCGCTCTTCCAGCTACCATTATACCTCCCAGGGCCCCCCAAGCACACCCCCCCACAATCAGTCGTATTTCCTCTCCTTCCTGGGTGATGGGGGCCCCAGAGACCCGCCCAAACTGATTGGCACAGGggcactgacccccccccatgGCTTTCAGGAgcgcccccccagcccctcacGATCGCCCTGCTCCCCCCGGGGCCCCCATCCTTCACTCGAGTCCACAGTGCCCACTGCCCAGGGACAGCCCAGTGGTGGAGGCGTTTGGGGGCTgcgcccccccagcccatcccTAACCAGGCAGCTGCCGCAGAGCCCCGGGCAGCATCGCAGACCAGCCGGGTGCCGAGCGCGCAGCCCGTCCGCAACACCACCGGGCTTTTTCTGCGGCCCCTCCCCCCTCGTCGGCCCCTATGGGCAGCAGGAGCCAAGGCTCCCCCTGCTGGGTGGGTGGGAAAGCATAGGTAGCATCGCTGAGGTCAGCGACAGCGAGAGCGATCTGCTGGCGTACCATCAGCGGCAACGTGATGAGCGACTCCAAGAGCAGGAGGCGGAGAGGCTG GAACGCCAGCGTCTTGAGACTATCCTGAACCTGTGTGCTGAGTACAACAAGGGAGATCTGGGTGTAGCTGAGGCCGTGAAAGCAGGCTTTCCATTCGTTGGTCTGGGTGGGGCCTGCGGCAGGGGGCCTTGCGTGGATGTGGGGGACGGTGTGGAGCAAACGCAGCCAGAGAGCGATGAGGAGAACCTCAGGGAGGAGAGCAGCAGCACAGAAAGCACCCACCAAGAGGTGAAGCCCCCA TGCGAGGACCCACTGGAATCTGGGTCCCCGGAGTTGGGAGACCTAGAAGAAGAACGGCTGCGAGTCCTGGCCCAAGTGGACAAGCTGAAGAACAGAGTTACGGAACTGGAGAAGCAGCTGCAGGAGTCCCAGGAGGAG GCAGATCTGGAGCAGGCGCTGCTGCAGAGGGAGCGGCAGGGGGAGCTAGAGCGGGCAGAAGCAGAGGCACAGGCCATCGCACAGCTGCAGCGCAGGCTGAGCGAGTTGGACGGCGCCATCCAGGGCGAGAAAGAGAAGGTACCATGCCGTTTACATAGCATGGATGCCAGGGCGCAGAAACGTTACGATCCAGGTGAATCCTGGGGGGtggatgttttgttttgtcaggGAAGGGCGAGTGTCGGATCAGATCGGCGGGCACTGGACAGTCTGCGTGGGGGCttggaggagctgcagagtcAGCTGCACGGGTGCCCCGAGTCCCTGAGAGAGCAGTTGCAGGAGCGACTGAAGCGG GAGTCGGAGCTCCTGGACTTGGAGACCAAGCGTTTTGAGGACCTGGAATTCCAGCAGCTGGAGAAGGAGAGCAGCCTGGAGGACGAGCGGGAAACTCTGAGTCAAAAGCTGCTGCAGGAGCAGGCCGGGTACCAGAGCAGCTTGGCCCACAGAAAG GAGAAAGTGGCGGCACTGGAGAGCCGGGCCAGCAGCCTTGGACTGGAGGTGGCCCAGGAGTGTGAGAGGCTCAGCCGGGAGCGGGACCATACCCTCCAGCTACTGGACAAG GAGAAGGAGAGGCTCTCTAGCCTGGAGAAAAGGTGCCTGAGTCTCAACGGAGGGACAAATTTCTCTAAATGTTCCCCTACCAAGAATGAG GAAGTGCTTCATATCAGCGAGAGCGACCTGTCAGATGAATTCCACTCCCAGAATTCCCTATGTCAGCCTGCTGATGCAGTCATAGacccttcctcttcctcatcctcctctctGAGCAGGCCTCGAGAG GATCATGCAAGGATGCCAGATGTCTGTAGGACATACGGGGGTGATGGGCACGACTGCCACTCTGCCTGCCCACCTCAGCCCTGCTTTCCCCTTCCTCCCACTGAG GAGTACATCACAGTCGGACAGCTGAAGCAGATCTTTGGGATGCCGAAGGTCGATGCCCCCACCAGCCCACTCGCCCCATCATTCCAGCACTCTGCTTCCTGTCGCACAGCTTCAcctggcttctctccctccCTACCATATGAG TGTGACTGGGTTAGGTCTGAGATGCCCTCTCCAGATTTAGAGTGGTGGTTCCAGGTGCTCATGGCTGCTGGGGAGGCTGTTCCACCTTGCCCCCCACCTCTCCCACCTTGCCCCCCACCTCTCCCAGCTAAATCTCTTTTCTCTGCCCGGTCCCTGCAG GTGTATCAAGGGCAGACAGGGTCTTCAGTGCAATACAACGCAGCCACTCTGGGACGTAACCGTACAACTAAG AGCCCCCTGGTGGCCTCTAGCAACACTGGCAGCCTTCCACGAAACCTGGCCGTTACCCTGCAAGGTATCGAGGCCAAGAGGCAGCTGGCCTTACAGCAGAAAG GGCAGCAGGTGATCGAGGAGCAGCGGCGGCGGCTGGCTGAGCTGAGGGAGCGTGCCGCGCTGGAAGCACAGTGCCAGTGGGAGGCGCTGCGCGGGTCACAGTCCCGGCTTGACGCCCCTCCCCTGCTGCCTGGGCCTGCTGGGATACATCACTCTATCCTGCACCACCGGCGCCCCTCAATGGGAGAGAGGCCATACGACACGGTGAGCCTGGAGAGCTCCGACAGCCTGGACACCAGCATCTCCACTGGTGACAGCTCCTTTCCCCCAGACACTTTCTCCAG TGCCAGCGTGATGGACACCCTGCGGATGGAGGAGATGGAGAGGCTGCTACGAGAGGCCCAGCTCGAGAAGGCCAGGCTCATTGAGAGCCAG GTGAGGGAGAGCCAAGCCAGGAGTGAGCTGCTGGAGGAGGAGCGCAGGAAGCGGGAGGAGGCAGAGAGGAGGCTAGAGGAGGAGATGATGTTGAGACAGCAGCTAGTGGAGAAGGAGGTGAAGATGAGGGCCAGGAACCTGTCTCAG GCGCGTCCCATGACCCGCTACCTGCCCAACCGCAAGGAGGAATTTGACCTGCGCTTGCACATCGAGTCCGCCGGCCATAACCTCACCGGCTGCTATGACTTGATGCTCACCGAGAAGATGTGCAAGGGCTACCTGGTCAAGATGGGAGGCAAAATCAAGTCGTGGAAGAAGCGCTGGTTTGTCTTTGACCGCATGAGGAGGACCTTCTCCTATTATGTGG ACAAGCACGAGAGCAAACTAAAGGGAGTCATTTACTTTCAAGCCATCGAGGAAGTCTATTACGACCACCTACGCAGCGCGACCAAG AAAGGACTTTTCAACCTGAATTTTGCCAATGTATGTATCACAGCCCAG AGCCCGAATCCTGCACTGACCTTTTGTGTGAAGACGCATGACCGGCTCTACTACATGGTGGCTCCATCCTCGGAGGCCATGCGCATCTGGATGGACGTCATAGTAACGGGTGCAGAAGGGTACACACAGTTCATGACCTGA
- the LOC111833775 gene encoding pleckstrin homology-like domain family B member 1 isoform X7, which translates to MRGAARAAAESIMDGCCHGVTEGHAFRSLLRSSLGLVGSPSRQELHVAEGVTDTLAGMEGVMQSWQAHQCFQSTPLDLIEMEKGLKVQAELPHLVSLGSGRLSTAVTLIPLPEGRTSLGSGAGMDISIQAPGMEAQHCYIENRAGIITLHPCGTQCAIDGLVTYTPVRLSQGCMVCLGQSSFFRFNHPEEADRMKSMIPDRDQGVRAQAGAEDIVTGSSLFLPGASCEGAPHRSDCLHRDLQEIMDSLSPPAGPAALSLSSAARYSRSPPRSPPVSYSNNSSSAPSPLPLSSPSSVDGSSYSPPCLPLVPARSSSYHYTSQGPPSTPPHNQSYFLSFLGDGGPRDPPKLIGTGALTPPHGFQERPPSPSRSPCSPRGPHPSLESTVPTAQGQPSGGGVWGLRPPSPSLTRQLPQSPGQHRRPAGCRARSPSATPPGFFCGPSPLVGPYGQQEPRLPLLGGWESIGSIAEVSDSESDLLAYHQRQRDERLQEQEAERLERQRLETILNLCAEYNKGDLGVAEAVKAGFPFVGLGGACGRGPCVDVGDGVEQTQPESDEENLREESSSTESTHQEVKPPCEDPLESGSPELGDLEEERLRVLAQVDKLKNRVTELEKQLQESQEEADLEQALLQRERQGELERAEAEAQAIAQLQRRLSELDGAIQGEKEKVPCRLHSMDARAQKRYDPGESWGVDVLFCQGRASVGSDRRALDSLRGGLEELQSQLHGCPESLREQLQERLKRESELLDLETKRFEDLEFQQLEKESSLEDERETLSQKLLQEQAGYQSSLAHRKEKVAALESRASSLGLEVAQECERLSRERDHTLQLLDKEKERLSSLEKRCLSLNGGTNFSKCSPTKNEEVLHISESDLSDEFHSQNSLCQPADAVIDPSSSSSSSLSRPREDHARMPDVCRTYGGDGHDCHSACPPQPCFPLPPTEEYITVGQLKQIFGMPKVDAPTSPLAPSFQHSASCRTASPGFSPSLPYECDWVRSEMPSPDLEWWFQVLMAAGEAVPPCPPPLPPCPPPLPAKSLFSARSLQVYQGQTGSSVQYNAATLGRNRTTKSPLVASSNTGSLPRNLAVTLQGIEAKRQLALQQKGQQVIEEQRRRLAELRERAALEAQCQWEALRGSQSRLDAPPLLPGPAGIHHSILHHRRPSMGERPYDTVSLESSDSLDTSISTGDSSFPPDTFSSASVMDTLRMEEMERLLREAQLEKARLIESQVRESQARSELLEEERRKREEAERRLEEEMMLRQQLVEKEVKMRARNLSQARPMTRYLPNRKEEFDLRLHIESAGHNLTGCYDLMLTEKMCKGYLVKMGGKIKSWKKRWFVFDRMRRTFSYYVDKHESKLKGVIYFQAIEEVYYDHLRSATKKGLFNLNFANVCITAQSPNPALTFCVKTHDRLYYMVAPSSEAMRIWMDVIVTGAEGYTQFMT; encoded by the exons ATGAGGGGAGCAGCGAGAGCAGCGGCAGAAAGCATTATGGATGGATGCTGCCATGGTGTCACTGAGGGCCATGCTTTCAGGTCCTTACTCAGATCCTCACTTGGGCTCGTAGGGTCTCCGTCTAGGCAG GAGCTCCATGTGGCTGAGGGTGTGACTGACACTTTGGCAGGCATGGAGGGTGTGATGCAGAGCTGGCAGGCACACCAGTGCTTCCAG AGCACCCCTCTGGACCTGATTGAGATGGAGAAGGGACTGAAGGTCCAGGCGGAGCTCCCCCACCTGGTCAGTCTTGGAAGTGGCCGCCTCAGCACTGCCGTCACTCTAATACCTCTGCCTGAAG GCCGTACCTCGCTGGGCAGTGGAGCCGGCATGGACATCAGCATCCAGGCTCCTGGCATGGAGGCGCAGCATTGCTACATTGAGAACCGGGCAGGGATCATCACGCTGCATCCCTGCGGTACCCAGTGTGCCATTGACGGGCTGGTCACCTACACGCCTGTGCGCCTCTCGCAAG GCTGTATGGTGTGCCTTGGCCAATCATCCTTCTTTCGCTTCAACCACCCTGAAGAGGCTGACAGGATGAAGAGCATGATTCCAGATCGGGACCAAGGGGTCAGAGCCCAGGCAG GTGCAGAGGATATTGTGACTGGGAGCAGTCTGTTCCTGCCAGGAGCCTCCTGTGAGGGAGCTCCCCATCGCAGCGACTGTTTGCATAGGGACCTGCAGGAGATCATGGACTCCctatcgccccctgcaggccctGCCGCGCTCTCTCTGAGCAGTGCGGCTCGGTATTCAAGGTCCCCCCCCAGGAGCCCGCCAGTGAGCTACAGCAATAATAGCAGTTCAGCTCCTTCGCCCCTACCTCTCTCCTCCCCGTCGTCAGTGGATGGCTCCAGCTACAGCCCCCCCTGCTTGCCCCTGGTGCCGGCCCGCTCTTCCAGCTACCATTATACCTCCCAGGGCCCCCCAAGCACACCCCCCCACAATCAGTCGTATTTCCTCTCCTTCCTGGGTGATGGGGGCCCCAGAGACCCGCCCAAACTGATTGGCACAGGggcactgacccccccccatgGCTTTCAGGAgcgcccccccagcccctcacGATCGCCCTGCTCCCCCCGGGGCCCCCATCCTTCACTCGAGTCCACAGTGCCCACTGCCCAGGGACAGCCCAGTGGTGGAGGCGTTTGGGGGCTgcgcccccccagcccatcccTAACCAGGCAGCTGCCGCAGAGCCCCGGGCAGCATCGCAGACCAGCCGGGTGCCGAGCGCGCAGCCCGTCCGCAACACCACCGGGCTTTTTCTGCGGCCCCTCCCCCCTCGTCGGCCCCTATGGGCAGCAGGAGCCAAGGCTCCCCCTGCTGGGTGGGTGGGAAAGCATAGGTAGCATCGCTGAGGTCAGCGACAGCGAGAGCGATCTGCTGGCGTACCATCAGCGGCAACGTGATGAGCGACTCCAAGAGCAGGAGGCGGAGAGGCTG GAACGCCAGCGTCTTGAGACTATCCTGAACCTGTGTGCTGAGTACAACAAGGGAGATCTGGGTGTAGCTGAGGCCGTGAAAGCAGGCTTTCCATTCGTTGGTCTGGGTGGGGCCTGCGGCAGGGGGCCTTGCGTGGATGTGGGGGACGGTGTGGAGCAAACGCAGCCAGAGAGCGATGAGGAGAACCTCAGGGAGGAGAGCAGCAGCACAGAAAGCACCCACCAAGAGGTGAAGCCCCCA TGCGAGGACCCACTGGAATCTGGGTCCCCGGAGTTGGGAGACCTAGAAGAAGAACGGCTGCGAGTCCTGGCCCAAGTGGACAAGCTGAAGAACAGAGTTACGGAACTGGAGAAGCAGCTGCAGGAGTCCCAGGAGGAG GCAGATCTGGAGCAGGCGCTGCTGCAGAGGGAGCGGCAGGGGGAGCTAGAGCGGGCAGAAGCAGAGGCACAGGCCATCGCACAGCTGCAGCGCAGGCTGAGCGAGTTGGACGGCGCCATCCAGGGCGAGAAAGAGAAGGTACCATGCCGTTTACATAGCATGGATGCCAGGGCGCAGAAACGTTACGATCCAGGTGAATCCTGGGGGGtggatgttttgttttgtcaggGAAGGGCGAGTGTCGGATCAGATCGGCGGGCACTGGACAGTCTGCGTGGGGGCttggaggagctgcagagtcAGCTGCACGGGTGCCCCGAGTCCCTGAGAGAGCAGTTGCAGGAGCGACTGAAGCGG GAGTCGGAGCTCCTGGACTTGGAGACCAAGCGTTTTGAGGACCTGGAATTCCAGCAGCTGGAGAAGGAGAGCAGCCTGGAGGACGAGCGGGAAACTCTGAGTCAAAAGCTGCTGCAGGAGCAGGCCGGGTACCAGAGCAGCTTGGCCCACAGAAAG GAGAAAGTGGCGGCACTGGAGAGCCGGGCCAGCAGCCTTGGACTGGAGGTGGCCCAGGAGTGTGAGAGGCTCAGCCGGGAGCGGGACCATACCCTCCAGCTACTGGACAAG GAGAAGGAGAGGCTCTCTAGCCTGGAGAAAAGGTGCCTGAGTCTCAACGGAGGGACAAATTTCTCTAAATGTTCCCCTACCAAGAATGAG GAAGTGCTTCATATCAGCGAGAGCGACCTGTCAGATGAATTCCACTCCCAGAATTCCCTATGTCAGCCTGCTGATGCAGTCATAGacccttcctcttcctcatcctcctctctGAGCAGGCCTCGAGAG GATCATGCAAGGATGCCAGATGTCTGTAGGACATACGGGGGTGATGGGCACGACTGCCACTCTGCCTGCCCACCTCAGCCCTGCTTTCCCCTTCCTCCCACTGAG GAGTACATCACAGTCGGACAGCTGAAGCAGATCTTTGGGATGCCGAAGGTCGATGCCCCCACCAGCCCACTCGCCCCATCATTCCAGCACTCTGCTTCCTGTCGCACAGCTTCAcctggcttctctccctccCTACCATATGAG TGTGACTGGGTTAGGTCTGAGATGCCCTCTCCAGATTTAGAGTGGTGGTTCCAGGTGCTCATGGCTGCTGGGGAGGCTGTTCCACCTTGCCCCCCACCTCTCCCACCTTGCCCCCCACCTCTCCCAGCTAAATCTCTTTTCTCTGCCCGGTCCCTGCAG GTGTATCAAGGGCAGACAGGGTCTTCAGTGCAATACAACGCAGCCACTCTGGGACGTAACCGTACAACTAAG AGCCCCCTGGTGGCCTCTAGCAACACTGGCAGCCTTCCACGAAACCTGGCCGTTACCCTGCAAGGTATCGAGGCCAAGAGGCAGCTGGCCTTACAGCAGAAAG GGCAGCAGGTGATCGAGGAGCAGCGGCGGCGGCTGGCTGAGCTGAGGGAGCGTGCCGCGCTGGAAGCACAGTGCCAGTGGGAGGCGCTGCGCGGGTCACAGTCCCGGCTTGACGCCCCTCCCCTGCTGCCTGGGCCTGCTGGGATACATCACTCTATCCTGCACCACCGGCGCCCCTCAATGGGAGAGAGGCCATACGACACGGTGAGCCTGGAGAGCTCCGACAGCCTGGACACCAGCATCTCCACTGGTGACAGCTCCTTTCCCCCAGACACTTTCTCCAG TGCCAGCGTGATGGACACCCTGCGGATGGAGGAGATGGAGAGGCTGCTACGAGAGGCCCAGCTCGAGAAGGCCAGGCTCATTGAGAGCCAG GTGAGGGAGAGCCAAGCCAGGAGTGAGCTGCTGGAGGAGGAGCGCAGGAAGCGGGAGGAGGCAGAGAGGAGGCTAGAGGAGGAGATGATGTTGAGACAGCAGCTAGTGGAGAAGGAGGTGAAGATGAGGGCCAGGAACCTGTCTCAG GCGCGTCCCATGACCCGCTACCTGCCCAACCGCAAGGAGGAATTTGACCTGCGCTTGCACATCGAGTCCGCCGGCCATAACCTCACCGGCTGCTATGACTTGATGCTCACCGAGAAGATGTGCAAGGGCTACCTGGTCAAGATGGGAGGCAAAATCAAGTCGTGGAAGAAGCGCTGGTTTGTCTTTGACCGCATGAGGAGGACCTTCTCCTATTATGTGG ACAAGCACGAGAGCAAACTAAAGGGAGTCATTTACTTTCAAGCCATCGAGGAAGTCTATTACGACCACCTACGCAGCGCGACCAAG AAAGGACTTTTCAACCTGAATTTTGCCAATGTATGTATCACAGCCCAG AGCCCGAATCCTGCACTGACCTTTTGTGTGAAGACGCATGACCGGCTCTACTACATGGTGGCTCCATCCTCGGAGGCCATGCGCATCTGGATGGACGTCATAGTAACGGGTGCAGAAGGGTACACACAGTTCATGACCTGA